One window of Candidatus Mycobacterium wuenschmannii genomic DNA carries:
- a CDS encoding alcohol dehydrogenase catalytic domain-containing protein, which translates to MPSHTAVHVKSAGGPLELAEVETASPGRGEVRLDVKACGICGTDAHFVAGAFPGLQWPVTLGHEIAGTIAEIGPGVEEFEVGDRVAVGWFGGNCNHCAQCRKGQFIYCLNGKVPSWHYPGGYAESATVPATALARIPTELTFAEAAPMGCAGVTTYNALRHTKALPGDRVAILGVGGLGHLGIQFSRAMGFETVAINRGTAKKEDALTLGAHHYIDATDGDVAESLNDLGGVNVVLGTAGASQAMGATVGGLLPLGELVTIGVTPEPLPISPMQLITPGLSIIGHPSGTASEVEDTMQFAVQAGVRAWIEELPLAQAAEGYAALEEGRAHYRTVLTV; encoded by the coding sequence ATGCCGTCACACACAGCAGTTCACGTCAAGTCCGCGGGCGGGCCGCTCGAACTCGCCGAAGTTGAAACAGCGTCGCCGGGTCGTGGCGAAGTTCGCCTCGACGTCAAGGCCTGCGGCATCTGCGGCACCGATGCCCACTTCGTTGCCGGCGCCTTCCCGGGCCTGCAGTGGCCGGTGACCCTGGGCCACGAGATCGCTGGGACGATCGCCGAAATCGGGCCTGGCGTCGAGGAATTCGAGGTCGGCGATCGAGTCGCCGTCGGCTGGTTCGGCGGCAACTGCAATCACTGCGCCCAATGTCGCAAGGGGCAATTCATCTACTGCCTGAACGGCAAGGTGCCGAGCTGGCACTACCCCGGCGGGTACGCCGAATCGGCGACCGTTCCGGCAACGGCGCTGGCCCGCATCCCCACCGAACTCACCTTCGCCGAGGCCGCTCCGATGGGCTGCGCAGGTGTCACGACGTACAACGCGTTGCGGCACACCAAGGCGCTGCCCGGTGACCGGGTCGCGATTCTCGGTGTCGGTGGCCTCGGTCATCTCGGGATTCAATTCTCCCGGGCAATGGGTTTCGAGACCGTCGCGATCAACCGCGGCACCGCGAAGAAGGAGGATGCCCTGACCCTGGGCGCCCACCACTACATCGACGCGACCGACGGCGACGTGGCCGAGTCGCTGAACGACCTCGGCGGGGTGAACGTCGTGCTCGGTACCGCTGGCGCCTCCCAGGCGATGGGCGCGACCGTCGGGGGCCTGCTGCCGCTCGGTGAACTCGTCACCATCGGCGTCACGCCGGAACCGCTGCCGATCAGCCCGATGCAACTGATTACGCCGGGGCTCAGCATCATTGGGCATCCCTCGGGGACCGCAAGCGAGGTCGAGGACACGATGCAGTTCGCGGTGCAGGCCGGGGTGCGCGCGTGGATCGAAGAGCTACCGCTGGCGCAGGCCGCGGAGGGCTACGCCGCGCTGGAAGAGGGCCGTGCGCACTACCGCACGGTGTTGACGGTTTGA